In Streptomyces sp. NBC_00341, the DNA window CCCGGGTCGCCCGAACACGGCACACAGGCGCTCGTCCAGTGGAACGAGCCGGCGCGCCGCGCGGCACGAAACGGTCGCGGACATACTGCATTCTCGCGGTCGTTCGCCGCCGCGGCAGCTCATTTCGCCCCGGCTCGCTGTGGACTGCGCCACGTTGCGCGTCCCCCCGGTTCCGCCGTACCACAACGGGGGCCAAAACGGTCCCCTTTTCCGGACATTGACGAACGAAGCGACGATGATCCGGGCGCGGTGCAACGATCGGCCAGCCTACCTCCCACCGTGTGCCGACAGGGTCAGGGGGCGAGATCCGAACGCAGTGCGGACAGCAGGAAGACGACCGAGCGTTCGCGCTCCGACCATGCGGACGTGTCGAGTTCGACGGACTGCAGGAGCGAGCAGGCGACCGTGTATCCGTTCTCGGTGAGGGCGGCGCCCAGCGCCTCCGCCTCGTCCCGGGTCGAGGCATGGGTGACGATCCGCTCCGGCCTGCGGTCCGCGACAGCGGTGACGACGGGGACGCCGCCGCCCCCGATCCGCACGACGTCGGGCTCGGGCAGCCTTTCCAGCACGTGCGGGGCGCGGCCCTCGACCACCTGGAGCTGGACTCCGAAGGCCCGCGCCGCCGCCGCGGTGCGGTCGCATGCCTCCCGGTCGCTGTCCACGGCGAGGACCGCGGCGCCGAACCTGGCCGCCTCCACCGCCAGGGCGCCGCTGCCCGAGCCGATGTCCCAGACCAGGTCGCCGGTCCGGGGGCCGAGGTGGGCGAGCTGGGCGGCGCGCAGTCCGGGGGTCTCGCCCTCGCCGCTCTCCTCCACGGGTTCCGCGCCCTCGCTCCGGTAGGCGCCGGCGGGCAGCGCCCAGCCGCGTACGCCCTGGGGGTAGGCGGGGTGGCGGCCGGCGATCCACGCTCCGTCGGCCCGCTGTTCGGGGCCGCCGCCGATGACGATGACGACGTTGGGGTCGCGCCAGACGTGGTCGGCGGCCTTCTCCGAGGTGACGACGGTGACCTGTTCGCGGGCGGTGCCGAGCTCCTCGCAGATGACGAACGTGCGGTGGACGCCTTCGAGCAGCAGGGCCAGTTCGGCGGGGCCCGCGCCGGGCGAGGTGAGGACGGCGACCTTGTGGTGGGCGCGGCACACGTTCACCGCGCGGCGCAGGGTGCGGGGGTGCGCGACGACGGTCTGGGCGTCCTCCCACGGCATACCGGCGCGGGCGAAGGCGGTGGCG includes these proteins:
- the cbiE gene encoding precorrin-6y C5,15-methyltransferase (decarboxylating) subunit CbiE, giving the protein MADRVTVIGWDGSPLNRAATAALSAATLVAGAAHHLALPEVPHGAERIRLGSIDLAARRIAGHRGSAVVLADGDPGFFGVVRSLRAPEHGLEVEVVPAVSAVATAFARAGMPWEDAQTVVAHPRTLRRAVNVCRAHHKVAVLTSPGAGPAELALLLEGVHRTFVICEELGTAREQVTVVTSEKAADHVWRDPNVVIVIGGGPEQRADGAWIAGRHPAYPQGVRGWALPAGAYRSEGAEPVEESGEGETPGLRAAQLAHLGPRTGDLVWDIGSGSGALAVEAARFGAAVLAVDSDREACDRTAAAARAFGVQLQVVEGRAPHVLERLPEPDVVRIGGGGVPVVTAVADRRPERIVTHASTRDEAEALGAALTENGYTVACSLLQSVELDTSAWSERERSVVFLLSALRSDLAP